From the Leptospirales bacterium genome, one window contains:
- a CDS encoding FAD-dependent oxidoreductase encodes MGAGTKASGPDFTAGIDAASIAEGVVVSGQAYGEPLILVRRGAQVHALHAHCNHYSGPLAEGLVVGDQIRCPLHHARFRLSDGQALAAPALGPVACYRVEQIGDRIFVRERLAAPAASAPPLQPASVLIIGGGAAGDAAAVELRRRGYSGPLTVLEAGALPPVDRTNLSKDYLGGAAPEDWLWIRPRQDYDSMKIELLTGRRVGRIDTAAKKAFLEDGSSLSFDRLILATGASALRPPIVGANHPRVCTLRTLSDAKAILAQLKPEQQVVLLGASFIALEAAASLRAHGISATVVAPDETPLQRVLGKDIGRLVQGLHEAKGVQFRLGRSAREISEQSVILDDGSELPASLVVLGVGVRPNLALAEESGLKVERGVVVDASMRSSAPGIYAVGDIARYPDAWSGEHIRVEHWVAAQRQAQIAVHDMLGIEQPTRFAPFFWSHHYDLSILYTGHAESWDAIEYYGDLQKQNALAAYRLNGRVMAVASLNRDRENLQIEAAMEANDDAALEQVLASAR; translated from the coding sequence ATGGGTGCAGGAACCAAGGCCAGCGGACCTGATTTTACGGCCGGTATCGATGCAGCGAGCATTGCCGAGGGTGTTGTTGTCTCCGGTCAAGCCTACGGTGAACCGCTCATTCTGGTGCGCCGCGGAGCGCAGGTCCATGCCCTTCACGCCCATTGTAACCACTACTCCGGACCGCTGGCCGAAGGTCTGGTGGTTGGCGATCAGATTCGCTGTCCGCTACACCATGCACGCTTCCGACTGAGCGATGGCCAGGCGCTGGCGGCGCCGGCGCTTGGCCCGGTAGCGTGCTACCGCGTGGAGCAGATCGGCGATCGAATCTTTGTTCGCGAACGCCTGGCTGCGCCAGCAGCCTCCGCCCCGCCGCTCCAGCCAGCGTCCGTCTTGATCATTGGCGGCGGCGCCGCCGGCGATGCGGCAGCTGTAGAACTGCGGCGACGCGGCTATAGCGGACCATTGACCGTTCTGGAGGCCGGAGCGCTGCCGCCGGTCGATCGCACCAACCTCTCCAAAGACTACCTGGGAGGCGCGGCGCCGGAGGACTGGCTGTGGATTCGCCCCCGGCAGGACTATGATTCAATGAAGATTGAACTGTTGACCGGACGTCGCGTTGGACGCATCGACACTGCCGCCAAAAAGGCGTTCCTGGAAGATGGCAGCAGTCTGAGTTTTGATCGTCTGATACTGGCCACGGGCGCAAGCGCCCTTCGTCCGCCCATTGTCGGGGCCAATCATCCGCGAGTTTGCACTCTGCGCACGCTGAGCGATGCGAAGGCAATTCTAGCACAACTGAAACCGGAGCAGCAAGTTGTATTGCTGGGGGCAAGCTTCATTGCCCTGGAGGCCGCCGCTTCGTTGCGCGCCCACGGCATCTCTGCCACCGTAGTAGCCCCGGACGAAACGCCGCTGCAGCGCGTGCTGGGCAAAGACATCGGACGTCTGGTGCAGGGCCTTCACGAAGCGAAGGGCGTCCAATTCCGGCTGGGACGCAGCGCACGGGAGATCAGCGAGCAGAGCGTAATCCTGGATGATGGCAGCGAATTGCCGGCTTCGCTGGTAGTACTGGGCGTTGGCGTGAGGCCGAATCTGGCGCTGGCCGAAGAGAGCGGCTTGAAAGTGGAACGCGGCGTCGTGGTGGACGCCTCCATGCGCAGCAGCGCGCCTGGCATCTACGCGGTGGGCGATATCGCTCGCTACCCCGATGCATGGAGCGGCGAGCACATTCGCGTTGAACACTGGGTAGCGGCACAGCGGCAGGCGCAGATTGCCGTCCACGATATGCTTGGCATCGAACAACCAACGCGCTTCGCTCCCTTTTTCTGGAGTCATCACTACGATCTTTCCATACTTTACACCGGCCATGCCGAGAGCTGGGATGCCATCGAGTACTACGGAGATTTGCAAAAGCAAAATGCCCTCGCCGCTTATCGTTTGAATGGTCGCGTCATGGCCGTAGCCAGTCTCAATCGCGATCGAGAAAACCTGCAAATCGAGGCTGCCATGGAGGCCAACGATGATGCTGCGCTGGAGCAGGTGTTGGCCAGCGCCCGGTGA
- a CDS encoding class I SAM-dependent methyltransferase codes for MNSALEKYQRDAAPYDRQMHWLGYVQSMQRFIYDWAAQTPASAMRPRILDLGIGTGLASAALLRALPSAEITGIDFSQSMLSICERRLPAARLLRGDFHDWSALRTHRSGLPSSLSAEDFDLIVSAGAIFEYGHARRIIPLIQRSLRPGGRVLLIGIRRNWIGRLQSRLWHFAALNKDAAQQAVKQFRAGGLESSLLTIGWRYFPANLVKFAVSASRPRQSLQSRPKSS; via the coding sequence TTGAACAGCGCACTCGAGAAATACCAACGCGATGCCGCGCCCTACGATCGGCAAATGCACTGGCTTGGCTACGTCCAGTCTATGCAACGCTTCATTTACGATTGGGCCGCCCAGACGCCGGCGTCGGCAATGCGGCCGCGCATTCTGGATCTTGGCATTGGAACGGGACTGGCTTCGGCGGCGCTGCTCCGGGCTCTGCCGTCGGCGGAGATTACTGGAATCGACTTTTCCCAGAGCATGCTTTCCATTTGCGAGCGCCGACTGCCGGCGGCGCGCCTGCTACGCGGCGATTTTCACGATTGGTCTGCGCTTCGGACGCATCGCAGCGGACTTCCCTCCAGTCTGAGCGCCGAGGACTTTGACCTCATTGTAAGCGCCGGCGCTATTTTTGAATACGGCCACGCCAGGCGAATCATTCCCTTGATCCAGCGCAGTTTGCGCCCCGGCGGGCGGGTATTGCTGATAGGCATCCGGCGCAATTGGATCGGACGGCTGCAGTCGCGCCTCTGGCATTTTGCGGCGCTGAACAAAGATGCCGCACAGCAAGCAGTAAAACAGTTTCGCGCCGGCGGATTGGAATCCTCGCTGCTGACCATTGGTTGGCGCTATTTCCCCGCCAACCTTGTAAAGTTTGCCGTCAGCGCTTCTCGACCGCGCCAGTCTCTTCAATCGAGGCCGAAATCTTCCTAG
- a CDS encoding class I SAM-dependent methyltransferase, producing MRRHLGKWARRQGIEAFRLYDRDIPQFPFLIELYGADAVVWEFEKRIPGIPDLSEWRSRARRCIVEALELDDSHIQHKLRRRGKQQYARIDQKQALRTVLEGGLRFEVNLSDYLDTGLFLDHRQTRAMLREEASGKDVLNLFAYTGAFSVYAGAGGARSVISVDLSSAYLERARRNWSLNQLPAERADFLEMDILQGLESLGRASFDLIVLDPPTFSSSKRMRRDFDIQRDAAGLLQRCALLLRRGGAIYFSTNFRRFRLPAEQLADWSIQDISARTIPPDFRDRRIHHAFRLQRNPA from the coding sequence ATGCGCAGACATCTTGGCAAATGGGCGCGGCGCCAGGGAATCGAGGCCTTTCGGCTCTACGATCGGGATATTCCACAATTTCCCTTCTTGATCGAATTGTACGGCGCAGATGCCGTGGTCTGGGAGTTTGAGAAACGCATTCCAGGCATTCCTGACCTCAGCGAGTGGCGAAGCCGTGCGCGGCGCTGCATCGTGGAAGCTTTGGAACTCGACGATTCGCACATCCAACACAAGCTGCGACGTCGCGGCAAACAGCAGTACGCACGCATTGATCAAAAGCAGGCGCTGCGAACGGTTCTGGAAGGCGGCCTGCGCTTCGAAGTAAATCTCAGCGATTATCTGGACACGGGGCTATTTCTGGATCATCGCCAGACGCGCGCTATGCTGCGAGAGGAAGCTTCCGGAAAAGATGTCCTGAATTTATTTGCCTATACCGGCGCTTTCAGCGTCTACGCCGGCGCCGGCGGCGCACGCTCGGTCATCAGCGTCGATCTCTCCTCCGCCTACCTGGAACGAGCGCGCCGCAACTGGTCCCTGAACCAGCTCCCGGCCGAGCGCGCCGATTTTCTGGAGATGGACATCCTGCAGGGACTGGAAAGCCTGGGGCGCGCCAGTTTTGACTTGATTGTCCTGGATCCGCCGACCTTCTCATCCTCCAAACGCATGCGCCGCGACTTCGATATTCAGCGCGACGCTGCCGGTCTGCTGCAACGTTGCGCCCTGCTGTTGCGTCGCGGCGGCGCGATCTATTTTTCAACAAACTTCCGACGATTCCGACTGCCGGCCGAACAGCTTGCGGACTGGTCGATACAGGATATCAGCGCTCGTACCATTCCGCCCGATTTTCGCGATCGACGCATCCACCACGCCTTTCGGCTGCAACGCAATCCCGCGTGA
- a CDS encoding sterol desaturase family protein, giving the protein MNEFLQHGLAALSAEWRSFVWQLLHPGWGNFFYLLLAVSLAAAALERLRPWRKEQPLAYPGFWLDVFYMFFNMFLFPLLGFAVLSFLFAQSLASSAPGRALQGALPLQSLPAALQLLIVFVLRDFVQWMVHVILHRVGWLWRLHEVHHSAETMGFAVHLRYHWLENVIYRIPETFLMLVLGRSVGDLFVIYSVSLLIGHLNHANVRLPWGPLRYIFNNSEMHLWHHARSLPRNSGVNFAISLSIWDWIFGTLYLPDRPPQSIGLLNRPDFPRTFFGQVIWPLGNRAASAPAGTADGRNS; this is encoded by the coding sequence ATGAACGAGTTTTTGCAACATGGCCTCGCTGCGCTGAGTGCGGAATGGCGCTCCTTCGTCTGGCAGCTGCTGCATCCGGGCTGGGGAAATTTCTTCTACCTGTTGCTGGCCGTTTCCCTGGCGGCCGCAGCGCTGGAGCGGCTGCGGCCCTGGCGCAAAGAGCAGCCGCTGGCCTACCCCGGATTCTGGCTCGATGTGTTTTACATGTTTTTCAATATGTTCCTTTTCCCGCTTTTGGGCTTTGCAGTTCTCAGTTTCCTTTTCGCCCAGAGCCTGGCCAGCTCCGCTCCGGGAAGAGCGCTGCAGGGAGCTCTCCCACTGCAGAGCCTGCCTGCCGCCCTGCAATTGCTGATAGTCTTTGTGCTACGCGACTTTGTCCAGTGGATGGTCCACGTCATTCTGCACCGCGTCGGCTGGCTATGGCGGCTGCACGAGGTCCATCATAGCGCCGAGACCATGGGTTTCGCTGTTCACCTTCGGTACCACTGGCTGGAAAACGTTATCTATCGCATTCCTGAGACATTCTTGATGCTTGTACTGGGGCGGAGCGTTGGCGATCTGTTTGTGATCTATTCAGTTTCGCTTTTGATTGGCCACCTCAATCATGCCAATGTGCGTTTGCCGTGGGGGCCGCTTCGATACATTTTTAACAACTCCGAGATGCACCTGTGGCACCACGCCCGGAGTTTGCCGCGCAACTCGGGAGTGAATTTTGCAATCTCACTCAGCATCTGGGATTGGATATTTGGCACACTGTATCTGCCTGACCGACCGCCGCAGTCCATCGGCTTACTGAATCGCCCGGACTTCCCGCGAACTTTTTTCGGACAGGTTATCTGGCCTTTGGGCAACAGAGCGGCCTCCGCGCCAGCTGGCACGGCGGACGGAAGGAATTCTTGA
- a CDS encoding adenylate/guanylate cyclase domain-containing protein, producing the protein MHRLVNRARAIASAAVHVGIEANVPEHTKRPLALANTVTLLAILVTLPNIPQFLSFDAAAASQAAISASVASLVYALAYLLLALHRRRLGLTLLSYGSIANVTAITWILGTSSGAQYYFIAMGVGVMLLWPPAYRISRVVVGLVGGLAFLATMALSPEHAAFAPALPSDVERQIFFAQIAGAYGVGFGFVYYAIVTVGRVEQSLDRERSKADALLLNILPAPIAARLKESADSIAQRFEEVSVVFADLVGFTALSAAMRPEDIVELLNRVFSSFDERVRSLGLEKIKTIGDAYMAAGGAPAAMAEHRQAAAEMALYMVERVDQLARESGLPLQIRVGIHSGPVVAGVIGKDKFIYDLWGDTVNTAARMESHGEPGRIQVSAAFYESLGNTFVLERRGEIEVKGKGRMETYWLLAEGGD; encoded by the coding sequence ATGCACAGGCTAGTGAATCGCGCCAGAGCTATTGCTTCGGCTGCAGTCCATGTCGGTATCGAAGCGAATGTACCGGAGCACACCAAGCGGCCGCTGGCCCTGGCAAATACGGTAACCCTGCTGGCCATACTGGTTACCCTGCCCAACATTCCGCAGTTCCTGTCCTTCGATGCTGCGGCCGCCAGCCAGGCGGCAATCAGCGCAAGCGTAGCCTCGCTGGTCTACGCACTCGCCTATCTGTTGCTGGCCCTGCACCGCAGGAGGCTGGGCTTGACGCTTTTGAGTTACGGCAGCATTGCCAACGTTACGGCCATTACCTGGATTCTGGGCACATCCAGCGGAGCGCAGTACTATTTCATCGCCATGGGGGTGGGCGTCATGCTGCTCTGGCCGCCAGCCTACCGCATTTCGCGCGTTGTGGTCGGGCTCGTGGGCGGGCTGGCGTTCCTGGCGACAATGGCTCTGTCGCCCGAGCATGCCGCCTTTGCTCCAGCATTGCCGTCGGACGTTGAACGGCAGATTTTTTTCGCACAGATTGCCGGCGCCTACGGCGTGGGCTTTGGCTTCGTTTACTATGCGATTGTAACCGTTGGCAGAGTCGAACAATCTCTGGACCGTGAAAGATCCAAGGCTGATGCACTGTTGCTCAATATTCTGCCGGCGCCAATAGCGGCGCGACTCAAAGAAAGCGCAGACTCCATAGCGCAGCGCTTCGAGGAAGTCAGCGTAGTGTTTGCCGACCTCGTCGGATTTACTGCCCTTTCCGCCGCGATGCGACCGGAGGATATTGTTGAGCTCTTGAATCGCGTCTTTAGCTCCTTTGATGAACGCGTTCGCAGTCTGGGCCTGGAAAAGATCAAAACTATCGGCGACGCCTACATGGCCGCGGGCGGCGCGCCAGCGGCTATGGCAGAGCATCGCCAGGCTGCCGCCGAAATGGCGCTCTACATGGTGGAGCGCGTGGATCAGCTGGCCCGAGAAAGCGGACTCCCGCTGCAAATTCGCGTCGGTATCCATTCCGGACCGGTGGTAGCCGGAGTGATCGGCAAAGATAAGTTCATCTATGATCTCTGGGGCGATACCGTAAATACGGCGGCGCGCATGGAAAGCCACGGAGAGCCCGGTCGAATTCAGGTTAGCGCTGCATTCTACGAAAGCCTCGGCAATACCTTTGTGCTGGAACGACGCGGCGAAATTGAAGTTAAGGGCAAGGGGCGGATGGAGACCTACTGGTTGCTTGCGGAAGGCGGAGATTAG
- a CDS encoding DUF2892 domain-containing protein — protein sequence MKANMGTIDRIVRVLLAVTVGVLYFLNMISGTVAIILGVLALVFLATSLVGVCPLYLPFGLSTKKSAS from the coding sequence ATGAAAGCAAATATGGGGACCATTGATCGGATTGTGCGCGTGCTGCTGGCGGTAACGGTTGGCGTGCTGTACTTTCTGAATATGATTTCAGGTACTGTGGCAATCATTCTGGGCGTGCTGGCCCTCGTTTTCCTGGCAACCAGCCTGGTTGGCGTTTGCCCGCTGTATCTGCCCTTCGGACTTTCCACGAAAAAGTCAGCAAGCTAA